From Trichoderma atroviride chromosome 1, complete sequence, one genomic window encodes:
- a CDS encoding uncharacterized protein (EggNog:ENOG41), with protein MLTALLLEPILGTGNGSAIEAVIGAALERVNRTDGSVCHEETIGDYATFVNLQNNVTSTAAGFTYPMIDTDYYLPILMARYFDSSPKRITPLLNTKAGSIDVGNQNLTWGDLSYTTASKIMNITAAFEQSQTVENLIALKPDQNVGQWRDSAWGLANGRIPFDVNCALAPAALYAISSLAAMPGVYPNNSVTQNWTAAAAQRAKVWEDSTLQFFQYNMTAKTAVARLTEYTSKNTFYDGPTNGDSVSNYSTDGTIIDYGLAINSTATPDVIPLTHTDTAFRHYLLNATDDEQLTTFINASANAVLRPFPAGLSTPIGVVVANPALSNNDVLIANFPNSAYHGTVVWSWQLALMAKGFERQLGRCHGSSDVTDIPSSITNATATPQFCSNKEVYTALKTAYNKLWDIIENNLEQLESEVWSWTYSGGKNGTEADFKFSPLAVLPPPPGASSATESDVRQLWSLTFLSVTRNKSFS; from the coding sequence ATGCTCACCGCACTTTTGCTTGAGCCCATCCTCGGGACTGGCAACGGCTCTGCCATTGAAGCCGTCATTGGGGCAGCGCTCGAGCGCGTGAACCGAACAGACGGGTCAGTTTGCCACGAAGAAACCATTGGCGATTACGCGACGTTTGTAAATCTACAAAACAACGTTACATCTACGGCGGCCGGATTCACGTACCCAATGATTGACACCGACTACTATCTTCCCATTTTAATGGCGCGATACTTTGACTCGTCGCCAAAGCGCATTACTCCGCTCCTCAACACCAAGGCTGGATCCATCGATGTTGGCAATCAGAACTTGACCTGGGGAGATCTCAGCTACACGACTGCCAGCAAGATTATGAACATTACAGCCGCCTTTGAACAGAGCCAGACAGTGGAAAATCTCATTGCTCTCAAGCCAGACCAGAATGTTGGTCAATGGCGCGACTCTGCTTGGGGCCTCGCCAATGGCCGCATCCCCTTCGACGTCAACTGCGCTCTggctccagctgctctttatgccatctccagccttgCGGCTATGCCTGGCGTCTATCCCAACAACTCGGTGACGCAGAATTGGaccgcagccgcagctcaGCGAGCCAAAGTATGGGAAGACAGTACGCTACAATTCTTCCAGTATAACATGACTGCGAAGACTGCTGTTGCGAGATTGACAGAGTACACGAGCAAAAACACCTTCTACGACGGTCCTACGAATGGTGACTCAGTGTCAAACTACTCTACCGACGGGACAATCATAGACTATGGGCTGGCCATCAACAGCACAGCGACGCCAGACGTTATCCCGCTCACTCACACGGACACGGCCTTTCGCCATTATCTGCTCAACGCTACAGACGACGAACAGCTCACGACATTCATCAACGCCTCTGCAAATGCAGTGCTCCGCCCATTCCCAGCCGGGCTGAGCACCCCAatcggcgtcgtcgtcgcaaaCCCAGCACTATCCAACAACGACGTCCTCATTGCAAACTTTCCCAACTCTGCCTACCACGGCACCGTTGTCTGGAGCTGGCAATTGGCGCTCATGGCGAAAGGCTTTGAGCGGCAGCTGGGGCGATGCCACGGCTCCAGTGACGTGACGGATATCCCATCGTCCATCACAAACGCAACTGCAACGCCCCAATTCTGCAGCAACAAGGAAGTGTACACTGCGCTGAAGACGGCATACAACAAGCTGTGGGATATTATCGAGAACAACTTGGAGCAGCTCGAGTCCGAAGTCTGGAGCTGGACGTacagcggcggcaagaaTGGCACAGAGGCAGATTTCAAGTTTTCTCCTCTCGCCGtgcttcctccacctccaggcgccagcagcgcgaCAGAAAGCGATGTGCGCCAGTTGTGGAGTCTGACGTTTTTGTCTGTTACAAGGAACAAGAGCTTTTCGTAG
- a CDS encoding uncharacterized protein (EggNog:ENOG41), with product MDLQLLTLPTLRGDLRQETLRLVDQIFEELRTAIIAPRSIDGYGTDPVIQDALHNREKELAATEKLLGIIVQEWHAMDLNISRHDFEFELDQLETQVERLMGDILVIRDCRFELGGRLLDDMIRATDGGRISSTWSHVDSLIKRYKTAAGAKVPIYEPKDTIAQWNFCQRVFKVYDVEDGIAHWCVISGQWQLKTTVRGAQIVRYNVGELCAQYLFAPLDDPEGHLLGVKNSLPMHIRYAEALDDGRLVIIPDEVQDKDKYQDQERDQGYIGRWKVYNLYEADAQQSHPSMPLGSGLHGRSLQFRTDFRPDARYLFFVFCMSVLRRQRHEAPGWWRAYLAGGPGKAWAASASGSYLRPSSLRKLAQRVGRLNEEEAAQFAIESGNGWVAERSDGDTRVEERDSFYADLCCVAAMQPSPNRLTEFTRLGPYNQGYENVLGDEGNEDDDDDDDDGDEEYDGDEEYDGVDN from the coding sequence ATGGATTTACAGCTACTGACCCTCCCAACTCTCCGAGGTGATCTTCGACAGGAAACATTACGCCTAGTCGATCAAATCTTTGAAGAGTTACGGACTGCAATCATCGCCCCTAGGAGTATTGATGGATACGGAACAGACCCGGTGATCCAAGATGCTCTCCACAACAGAGAAAAGGAGCTGGCCGCGACCGAAAAGCTCCTAGGCATCATCGTCCAAGAATGGCATGCCATGGACCTCAACATCTCTCGGCACGACTTTGAGTTTGAACTCGACCAACTCGAAACCCAAGTTGAGCGTCTGATGGGGGACATTCTCGTCATTCGAGATTGCCGGTTTGAACTTGGTGGCAGGCTGCTGGACGATATGATTCGGGCCACAGACGGCGGGCGTATCAGCAGCACTTGGTCACACGTCGACTCGCTGATCAAACGCTACAAGACCGCTGCAGGGGCAAAGGTTCCCATCTATGAGCCCAAGGACACAATTGCCCAATGGAACTTTTGCCAGAGGGTGTTCAAGGTATATGATGTCGAAGATGGCATTGCCCACTGGTGTGTTATCTCAGGCCAATGGCAGTTGAAAACCACAGTCAGAGGAGCTCAGATTGTTAGATACAACGTGGGTGAGCTGTGTGCCCAGTATCTCTTTGCTCCTCTAGATGATCCAGAAGGTCATCTGTTGGGAGTCAAAAACAGTCTGCCAATGCATATACGCTATGCAGAGGCCCTGGACGATGGACGCCTCGTCATTATACCTGATGAAGTCCAAGACAAGGACAAATACCAAGACCAAGAGAGGGATCAAGGATACATTGGCCGCTGGAAGGTGTACAACCTCTATGAGGCCGATGCCCAGCAATCGCATCCGTCGATGCCATTAGGTTCCGGGCTGCACGGACGTTCACTACAGTTTCGAACTGACTTCCGGCCTGACGCTCGGTATCtattttttgtcttttgcaTGAGCGTTCTTCGGCGTCAACGCCATGAAGCTCCTGGCTGGTGGCGAGCGTATTTGGCCGGCGGCCCTGGGAAGGCTTGGGCCGCTTCCGCTTCTGGGTCCTACCTCCGACCGTCCTCGCTTCGAAAGCTTGCGCAGAGAGTAGGCCGTTTgaacgaagaagaggcggcTCAGTTTGCCATCGAATCGGGTAACGGCTGGGTGGCTGAGCGTTCTGATGGGGACACACGGGTTGAGGAGAGGGACAGCTTCTATGCGGATCTTTGCTGCGTGGCGGCTATGCAGCCGTCCCCAAACCGGCTTACGGAATTCACGAGGCTTGGGCCATATAACCAGGGTTACGAGAATGTTCTCGGCGATGAAGGaaacgaagatgacgatgatgacgatgatgatggcgatgaagaatatgatggcgatgaagaatatgatggcgttgacaaTTAG
- a CDS encoding uncharacterized protein (EggNog:ENOG41): MGEDSSLLSVIFRDKRVKGRAIKAATKLFANTAPIVKTIEAGAGLIKIGDTLSKANELAGRVNDFAPRANQMADGLNRFIPAMQVMGQSVADSARIFAYFSMIATTVRIGMNLVQTYQGIQALQLIAAKLQDISAALQAQTALMAQKEFPDYVHSMIRERLMQTSGDPSQDHWFFLWHPDDDWYPKFFHLLEEKPLGTRFCGYTNQIDSVFVFMIAARRRISEMEYKARRRGQSLRPTRLHLLVPAYQPVLVAEALRIPEEVGDFVMEGRINSNRELVWLNLPDDQRHYTLNIGQWIPPNPTWLGWAASKIGLGEKPLRLRTPRPLGSSQIPLEIEATPLPRDEDDDGSSTLVNPSIAPSEASFQEDEDKAKDKSKRSSSTPLHQRERRHRSSRRT; the protein is encoded by the coding sequence ATGGGCGAAGACAGCAGCCTCCTCTCAGTCATATTCAGGGACAAACGAGTCAAGGGCCGGGCCATCAAAGCCGCCACAAAGCTCTTCGCCAACACCGCCCCCATTGTCAAGACCATTGAAGCCGGCGCCGGCCTCATCAAAATCGGCGATACGCTGTCCAAGGCCAACGAGCTCGCCGGCAGAGTCAATGACTTTGCGCCGCGTGCAAACCAAATGGCCGATGGCCTCAACAGGTTCATCCCCGCCATGCAGGTCATGGGCCAGTCCGTCGCCGACAGCGCCCGCATCTTTGCGTATTTCAGCATGATTGCCACGACGGTGCGCATCGGCATGAACCTCGTGCAGACGTACCAGGGAATCCAGGCGCTGCAGCTCATcgccgccaagctgcaggaCATCTCGGCGGCCCTGCAGGCGCAGACGGCGCTCATGGCCCAGAAGGAGTTTCCCGACTATGTGCACAGCATGATTCGCGAGCGCCTCATGCAGACGTCGGGCGATCCGTCGCAGGACCACTGGTTCTTCCTCTGGCACCCGGACGATGACTGGTATCCCAAGTTCTTCCACctgctggaggagaagccGCTGGGGACGCGGTTCTGCGGCTACACGAACCAGATTGACTCGGTTTTCGTCTTTATGATTGCAGCGCGGCGGCGCATCTCAGAGATGGAGTACAAGgcgcggcggcgaggccaaTCATTGCGCCCAACACGGCTGCATCTCCTGGTGCCGGCATATCAGCCCGTTCTTGTCGCAGAGGCTCTCAGAATCCCCGAAGAGGTCGGCGACTTCGTCATGGAAGGCCgcatcaacagcaaccgCGAGCTCGTCTGGCTGAATCTGCCCGACGACCAGCGGCACTACACCCTGAATATCGGCCAGTGGATCCCGCCAAATCCAAcctggctgggctgggcggcGTCGAAAATCGGGCTGGGCGAAAAGCCGCTGAGGCTGCGGACGCCGAGGCCTCTGGGGTCGAGCCAGATACCGCTGGAGATTGAGGCCACACCGCTGCCGAgggatgaggacgacgacgggaGCAGTACCCTGGTCAATCCTTCGATAGCGCCATCGGAGGCCAGTTTtcaggaggacgaggacaaggccaaagacaagAGCAAGCGgtcatcatcaacgccacTGCACCAGCGCGAAAGACggcatcgcagcagcagacggACTTGA
- a CDS encoding uncharacterized protein (EggNog:ENOG41), which translates to MKIAIIGAGIAGCAVYLELKKHLSKDVDVKIYEAYDTGKDVTFEDREQGPTHSSTLIVGGGLGIAPNGLGVIQRLDEELLREVTRDGYVITRSNLKSKNGNLLMYIDPDGSTTKEPGEPLKKLNMVACSRHSLYRCLRTRIPDEDIVTKRVSQVIANPEGRNIIRFVDGSEPVEADVIIGADGVKSTAKRALFPEAEEDQYPPHYEGLVGIGGFIPATGLAEFVEKGSMNFIFGGNGFFGYYFPDSDPSDPNRENPYVASKPGETLAWWSTYEIKECPDRSTLDMDDVSRHLRERHAQWKDPVIQQIIKSARVTHMYPTWTSPPLPTWERDGVVLLGDAAHALPSTSGQGVSQALEDCEAFVLFLAHQMKRRDASKPDAQKQAIVKAAKQYMDLRKPRVTEILESAKKIQNSKRDMGVVREYAMYSMFKLFSFFPNAVAKPTRKIYEYNVAEEAAQIIARDS; encoded by the exons ATGAAGATAGCCATCATCGGCGCTGGCATTGCCGGCTGTGCAGTATACCtcgagctgaagaagcatcTCTCCAAAGACGTCGACGTCAAGATATACGAAGCCTACGACACCGGCAAAGATGTCACGTTTGAGGATCGAGAGCAAGGGCCGACACATTCATCCACGCTCATCGTCGGCGGCGGACTGGGCATCGCACCCAATGGTCTCGGCGTAATTCAGCGTCTTGACGAGGAGCTTCTGCGAGAAGTCACTCGTGATGGATATGTCATCACGCGATCCAActtgaagagcaagaatgGGAACCTGCTCATGTACATCGATCCCGATGGTTCTACCACGAAAGAACCGGGCGAgcctttgaagaagctcaacatgGTGGCTTGTAGTCGCCATTCGCTCTATAGATGTCTACGCACTCGCATCCCAGACGAGGATATCGTCACCAAGCGCGTGTCACAGGTCATTGCTAATCCTGAAGGAAGAAACATCATCCGTTTTGTCGATGGAAGCGAGCCGGTAGAGGCTGATGTCATCATTGGTGCTGACGGGGTGAAGTCGACTGCCAAGAGGGCTTTGTTTccagaggcagaagaagaccaaTATCCTCCTCATTACGA AGGCCTTGTCGGGATTGGCGGCTTCATTCCAGCAACAGGATTGGCGGAATTCGTCGAAAAGGGATCAATGAACTTCATCTTTGGGGGCAACGGCTTCTTTGGATACTATTTCCCAGACAGCGATCCCTCTGATCCCAATCGCGAGAACCCCTACGTTGCCTCTAAGCCAGGAGAAACGCTGGCGTGGTGGTCCACATACGAGATCAAAGAGTGCCCAGATCGCAGCACTCTCGACATGGACGACGTTTCGCGACACCTTCGAGAGAGGCACGCACAGTGGAAAGATCCCGTCATccagcaaatcatcaaatCAGCCCGCGTCACGCACATGTATCCCACATGGACGTCACCACCGCTCCCAACTTGGGAACGCGACGGAGTTGTTCTGCTGGGAGATGCGGCACATGCCCTGCCCTCGACTTCGGGCCAAGGTGTATCACAAGCACTGGAGGACTGCGAAGCGTTTGTGCTATTCCTGGCGCATCAGATGAAACGGAGAGATGCGAGCAAGCCAGACGCTCAAAAGCAAGCCATCGTCAAGGCTGCAAAACAATATATGGATCTTCGGAAGCCACGCGTCACGGAGATATTGGAGAGTGCGAAGAAGATTCAGAATTCGAAGCGCGACATGGGTGTCGTCCGGGAGTATGCCATGTACTCAATGTTCAAGCTGTTTA GTTTCTTTCCTAATGCTGTGGCGAAGCCGACGCGCAAGATTTACGAGTATAACGTTgccgaagaagctgctcaaATTATTGCGCGCGATAGCTAG
- a CDS encoding uncharacterized protein (EggNog:ENOG41), producing MSDSGISSTSEEGNRLNSLLSLCPRYVVVPPNPPDGIAFALAGNSQEWDHLTELHSGISNCKPGVWKAEMKMIEGAEFGNCDTEACLRWVADLDEETELDFGISLNEWQAWEQMFKDRFDDSAAGWDEGLAWKHAGTYYDDGGLFNVISMAYLTRGAAAMVMEGRGAGEEDIDEDEWAGYLEMITLNDNLDGEDCERNSGFTFGGLHFGQDSIGGPPGLSVAEKDGQVVAIKLFMDHEELDEGTAFDSQPGKVVF from the exons ATGAGCGACTCTGGAATCTCCTCAACGTCCGAAGAAGGCAACCGTCTTAACAGCCTCCTGAGCCTATGCCCGCGTTATGTTGTCGTTCCTCCTAATCCCCCGGATGGAATCGCCTTTGCCCTGGCGGGGAATTCTCAAGAATGGGACCACCTCACCGAATTGCACTCGGGCATCTCAAACTGCAAACCCGGTGTCTGGAAGGCGGAGATGAAAATGATTGAGGGGGCAGAATTTGGAAACTGTGACACGGAGGCGTGTCTTCGGTGGGTTGCAGACTTGGACGAGGAGACTGAGCTCGATTTCGGCATCTCTCTGAACGAGTGGCAGGCCTGGGAGCAGATGTTCAAAGACAGGTTCGATGATTCAGCCGCTGGATGGGACGAGGGCTTGGCATGGAAGCACGCTGGAACCTACTATGACGATGGCGGGCTGTTCAACGTCATTTCCATGGCATACCTTACTCGTGGAGCTGCGGCAATGGTCATGGAGGGAAGAGGCGCTGGGGAAGAGGAcattgacgaggacgaaTGGGCGGGCTACCTTGAGATGATTACACTCAACGACAACCTTGACGGGGAAGACTGCGAGAGAAATTCGGGCTTTACGTTTGGAGGACTGCACT TTGGGCAAGACTCCATTGGCGGGCCACCCGGCCTCTCCGTGGCTGAGAAGGACGGCCAAGTGGTTGCGATTAAGCTTTTCATGGACCACGAAGAGCTTGATGAGGGGACTGCGTTTGATAGTCAGCCTGGCAAGGTTGTTTTTTAA
- a CDS encoding uncharacterized protein (EggNog:ENOG41), giving the protein MVNVAGRSRGCATCRKRRVKCDQSLPECLRCLGMGIKCPGARTEAFFVHTVVPNASLRDPSSAALTCIKTKSPHTMMMHPSHLPALQPARADAFDQLFVSHFIDAFFGSARPSLPIPNGPSKIWLHELPDFLASPCPSPVQYSIRAASMLSYGTVTGDVSIKTEACRWYMRALQSLRHLLSLDDLGSSLYSPESTVCAAVMLIHFETSAGTSPKAWLPHVNGAASLLEAQGPERCRDGFMHQIFRHLRLQTFVAAMADNRLHPFASPQWRTIPFESHPKLIFDNLVDVLFAVLRCLSTADHLISSDASNTRELQTELGNLIQDARLQIHEWRLEAMFYVSLKRDQSLSVTETEADDATSSDPRHFMLPYTDIPSAALVSLYDAANIIVLRLLHLVSPTASLYDARIQQHTQSILSAHEMISEKSSSEPGRGSIMMVQQLKIAALWSSSSQQRAAAVKMLQGFRKGGFAGISAPSHEYFADVAAYILRKYAVEGT; this is encoded by the exons atggtgaATGTCGCcggcagaagcagaggctgcgCAACATGTCGGAAACGCAGAGTCAAG TGCGACCAATCTCTCCCCGAGTGCCTGAGGTGTCTTGGCATGGGCATCAAGTGCCCTGGTGCTCGCACAGAGGCCTTTTTCGTCCACACAGTCGTGCCGAATGCTTCGTTGCGTGATCCTTCATCAGCTGCTCTCACATGTATTAAGACGAAATCACCACatacgatgatgatgcatcCATCACATCTTCcagcgctgcagccagcTCGTGCCGACGCCTTTGATCAACTTTTCGTGTCGCATTTCATCGACGCCTTTTTCGGTTCGGCGAGGCCATCTTTGCCTATTCCCAACGGACCATCCAAGATTTGGTTACACGAACTTCCCGACTTTCTCGCCTCTCCCTGCCCATCTCCTGTGCAGTATTCCATCCGCGCAGCGTCGATGCTCAGCTATGGCACTGTCACTGGAGATGTATCCATCAAAACCGAGGCCTGTAGATGGTACATGAGAGCGCTGCAGAGCTTGCGACATCTGCTATCCCTTGACGACCTAGGCTCATCACTATATTCTCCGGAAAGCACAGTATGCGCGGCCGTCATGCTCATCCACTTTGAAACTTCTGCTGGCACCAGTCCAAAGGCATGGCTGCCACACGTCAATGGTGCGGCTTCATTGCTGGAAGCGCAAGGGCCGGAGCGTTGCCGGGATGGATTCATGCATCAGATATTCAGGCATTTGCGGCTACAAACG TTTGTCGCGGCAATGGCTGATAATAGGCTTCACCCGTTTGCCTCTCCGCAATGGAGGACGATTCCGTTTGAGAGTCATCCGAAGCTAATTTTTGACAACTTGGTCGATGTTCTCTTTGCTGTACTGAGGTGCTTGTCAACAGCAGATCATCTCATTTCATCCGATGCCAGCAACACACGCGAATTACAAACAGAACTTGGAAATCTCATCCAGGATGCTAGGCTGCAAATCCATGAGTGGAGATTAGAAGCCATGTTCTACGTATCTTTGAAACGAGATCAGAGCCTCTCAGTTACTGAAactgaagcagatgatgcaaCATCATCGGATCCTCGCCACTTTATGCTGCCATATACCGATATTCCATCAGCGGCATTGGTCTCACTCTACGATGCCGCCAACATAATCGTACTTCGCCTCCTACACTTGGTTTCTCCCACGGCATCTCTATACGACGCACGCATCCAACAGCACACACAGTCAATCCTGTCCGCACACGAAATGATTAGCGAAAAATCCAGCTCTGAGCCTGGCCGCGGTTCCATCATGATGGTCCAGCAGTTGAAAATTGCTGCCTTGTGGAGCTCGTCTTCGCAGCAGAGGGCGGCGGCtgtgaagatgctgcagggGTTTCGAAAGGGAGGCTTTGCAGGCATTTCGGCGCCATCTCACGAGTATTTTGCCGATGTGGCGGCCTATATTCTTCGCAAATACGCCGTTGAAGGGACTTGA